One genomic window of Paenibacillus xylanilyticus includes the following:
- a CDS encoding helix-turn-helix domain-containing protein: MNYGNRIAELREQRGLTQEELASSIHITRAALSHYEKNRRKPDFEVLTRLADIFNVSIDYLIGRTKQSDVVMDEDVREFVDSLELSDKEVLDRFDLMIDGKPLTEEEARRFIAFVRMERSMD; the protein is encoded by the coding sequence ATGAACTACGGAAATCGCATTGCTGAATTAAGGGAACAGCGGGGACTTACTCAAGAAGAACTTGCGAGCTCCATTCATATTACCAGGGCCGCTCTCTCCCATTATGAGAAGAATCGACGCAAACCGGACTTTGAAGTATTAACCAGGCTTGCTGATATTTTTAATGTATCCATTGATTACCTCATAGGGCGTACGAAGCAGAGCGATGTGGTTATGGATGAGGATGTTCGGGAATTTGTGGACTCGCTTGAATTATCGGATAAGGAAGTGTTGGATCGCTTCGATCTGATGATCGATGGCAAACCCTTAACAGAAGAAGAGGCACGTCGTTTTATTGCTTTTGTCCGAATGGAACGCAGTATGGATTAA
- a CDS encoding tyrosine-protein phosphatase, with protein MVEIHCHILSGLDDGPVHMEQSIDMAEKAAASGVTSIIATPHHLNGHYNNEPIVVNQAVELLRAELRKRNIRLEVRPGQEIRVHEALIRDLHAGKCCTLAGSRYMLLELPFGYIPSQFTGILHELKVAGIVPIIAHPERNHPIQNNPGLLVEYIQQGALIQLTAQSIIGLFGRKVQKWCFHFCKENPFHFISSDAHDIHIRSFAMNAAYEQLGRRFGKELVSRLKNNAWSLWNNQSIDIEQEKPKVLKRRLLFW; from the coding sequence ATGGTTGAAATACACTGCCACATTTTATCAGGTCTTGATGATGGTCCGGTTCACATGGAACAGTCCATCGACATGGCCGAGAAGGCGGCAGCCTCGGGAGTTACCTCGATCATTGCAACTCCGCATCACCTGAACGGGCATTACAATAATGAACCGATTGTGGTCAATCAGGCCGTGGAACTGCTTCGTGCAGAGCTTCGCAAACGCAACATTCGCTTGGAGGTCCGCCCCGGACAGGAGATCAGGGTTCATGAAGCTCTGATTCGAGACTTACACGCAGGCAAATGCTGCACACTTGCCGGGAGTCGTTACATGTTGCTGGAATTGCCCTTTGGCTATATTCCCTCGCAGTTCACCGGAATACTTCACGAACTTAAAGTAGCCGGTATCGTACCTATCATTGCTCATCCCGAAAGGAATCACCCAATCCAGAATAATCCTGGACTATTGGTTGAATACATTCAACAGGGCGCACTGATTCAGCTCACAGCCCAGTCCATCATAGGACTTTTCGGACGAAAAGTTCAGAAATGGTGTTTTCATTTTTGCAAAGAAAACCCGTTTCATTTCATTTCATCAGATGCTCATGACATTCATATTCGTTCATTTGCTATGAATGCTGCGTATGAGCAGCTAGGCCGCAGATTTGGCAAAGAACTGGTTTCACGCTTAAAAAATAATGCTTGGTCGTTATGGAACAACCAAAGTATAGACATAGAGCAAGAAAAACCGAAGGTTCTCAAACGCAGGTTGTTGTTCTGGTAA
- a CDS encoding YveK family protein yields the protein MELKEYMQILRKRIWIIVAFVAVACIGAGVKNYFFTVPIYEANAKLIVNQAYNAEGVPSLDIGSIQTNIKVINSYMEIIKSSAILDKVAATYPDLGMNGNQLAQNISVTTANESQVMSLTATGLSSEKAAKTVNAVAKVFESQIPVIMKVDNVTILSEAKPTESSRPINVNPTVNILISFLVGLLLAVGFVFLLEYLDDTLKTEDELEKELGIPALAVISKIKKEEVRSSKQTTSQKQVGDGQYATVNQ from the coding sequence GTGGAACTGAAAGAGTACATGCAAATTTTACGCAAGCGAATTTGGATCATCGTAGCCTTTGTTGCAGTTGCTTGCATTGGAGCAGGTGTCAAAAATTATTTTTTTACCGTCCCCATTTATGAAGCGAACGCAAAATTGATCGTCAATCAGGCATATAACGCAGAGGGTGTTCCCAGTCTGGATATTGGGTCCATTCAAACCAACATTAAAGTGATTAACTCGTATATGGAAATCATTAAATCTTCAGCAATCCTCGACAAAGTAGCTGCTACATACCCCGATCTAGGCATGAACGGCAATCAACTGGCACAGAACATCTCGGTAACCACAGCGAATGAATCCCAGGTTATGAGTTTAACCGCTACGGGCTTGTCTTCGGAAAAAGCGGCCAAAACAGTTAATGCCGTTGCCAAAGTGTTTGAATCCCAAATCCCCGTAATTATGAAAGTGGATAATGTAACCATTCTAAGTGAAGCCAAACCCACGGAATCGTCCAGACCCATCAATGTAAATCCAACCGTTAATATTCTGATCAGTTTTCTCGTAGGACTTCTGCTGGCAGTAGGTTTTGTATTCCTCTTGGAATACTTGGATGATACGTTGAAAACCGAAGATGAATTGGAGAAGGAGCTGGGAATTCCGGCACTCGCTGTCATATCCAAAATCAAAAAGGAAGAAGTCCGCAGCTCCAAACAGACTACATCTCAAAAACAGGTAGGTGACGGCCAGTATGCCACGGTTAACCAATGA
- a CDS encoding CpsD/CapB family tyrosine-protein kinase: MPRLTNDKGSLVTMANPKSSSSEAYRKLRTNIQFSSIDSQIQTIMIASALSGEGKTTTIGNLAVTYAQEGKKVLLMDTDLRKPAVHRMFNVPNHVGLTSVLSSQYKVTEVLRETDVEGLHVLSSGPIPPNPSEMLGSRKMTALLESLKEEYDVILFDTPPVLAVTDALIISSLCDGVLLVVSAGKVKKDLVKKAKAHLEHVNARILGAVLNNVQVPKNRNADYVENV; the protein is encoded by the coding sequence ATGCCACGGTTAACCAATGATAAAGGAAGCCTAGTTACAATGGCTAATCCCAAGTCCAGTTCATCTGAAGCTTATCGTAAGCTGAGAACCAACATCCAATTTTCATCTATTGATAGTCAGATTCAAACGATCATGATCGCTTCGGCTTTGTCGGGTGAAGGGAAAACCACAACGATCGGAAATCTGGCCGTGACCTATGCACAGGAAGGGAAAAAGGTTCTGCTTATGGATACGGACCTGCGTAAACCTGCCGTGCACCGCATGTTTAATGTGCCCAACCATGTAGGACTGACCAGTGTATTGTCGAGTCAATATAAGGTGACGGAAGTATTGAGAGAAACGGATGTGGAAGGATTGCATGTTCTCTCTTCCGGTCCGATTCCGCCCAACCCTTCCGAGATGCTGGGTTCCCGTAAAATGACAGCCCTGCTGGAAAGTCTTAAGGAAGAATACGATGTCATTCTATTTGATACTCCGCCTGTTCTGGCCGTGACAGATGCATTGATTATCAGTTCATTGTGCGATGGCGTCCTTCTTGTCGTAAGTGCAGGCAAGGTGAAGAAAGATTTGGTCAAAAAGGCAAAGGCACATCTCGAACATGTAAATGCTCGGATTCTCGGAGCAGTGCTGAACAATGTACAGGTGCCGAAAAATCGGAATGCTGATTATGTCGAGAATGTTTAA
- the galU gene encoding UTP--glucose-1-phosphate uridylyltransferase GalU, producing MTKVRKAIIPAAGLGTRFLPATKAMPKEMLPIVDKPTIQYIVEEAVASGIEDIIIVTGKGKRAIEDHFDSAFELEHNLLEKGKLGLLEEVRKSSNVDIHYIRQKEALGLGHAVWCARNFIGNEPFAVLLGDDIVVSEVPCTKQLIQQYEKVNQSVLGVKTVSPSETYRYGIIDPLHTDGRLSSVNSMVEKPPLGSAPSNLAIMGRYILTPKVFEYLEEQNVGAGGEIQLTDALQMLNHDEGISAYDFEGSRFDVGEKLGYILTTLDFALKNNELRAPVLMAIEEILMKEKLNEVLVAGGDGL from the coding sequence ATGACTAAAGTGAGGAAAGCAATCATTCCCGCAGCAGGTTTGGGGACCCGATTTTTACCCGCTACAAAGGCAATGCCTAAAGAGATGCTCCCTATCGTAGACAAACCGACCATTCAATACATTGTGGAGGAAGCAGTAGCTTCCGGTATTGAAGACATTATTATCGTAACTGGCAAAGGGAAGCGTGCAATTGAGGATCATTTCGATAGTGCGTTTGAATTGGAGCACAATTTGCTGGAGAAAGGCAAGCTGGGTTTACTGGAAGAAGTTAGGAAATCCTCCAACGTTGATATTCACTACATAAGGCAGAAGGAAGCCCTGGGATTGGGGCATGCCGTTTGGTGTGCCCGGAATTTTATCGGCAATGAGCCCTTTGCCGTGTTGCTTGGCGATGACATTGTCGTATCCGAAGTACCGTGCACGAAGCAGTTGATTCAACAATACGAGAAGGTTAACCAGTCGGTGCTTGGTGTGAAAACGGTAAGTCCAAGTGAAACCTATCGCTATGGAATTATTGATCCACTGCATACTGATGGAAGACTTTCTTCTGTAAATAGTATGGTAGAGAAACCGCCACTCGGTTCTGCTCCTTCCAATCTTGCAATCATGGGCCGATACATTTTGACGCCTAAGGTATTCGAGTATCTGGAAGAGCAAAATGTTGGAGCTGGTGGTGAGATTCAGCTTACCGATGCTCTGCAAATGCTTAATCACGATGAAGGAATCAGCGCGTATGATTTCGAAGGTTCCCGGTTCGACGTGGGCGAGAAACTAGGATATATCCTGACTACGCTAGATTTTGCGTTGAAAAATAATGAGCTTCGTGCACCAGTCTTAATGGCGATTGAAGAGATCTTAATGAAGGAAAAATTGAACGAAGTGCTTGTAGCAGGAGGGGATGGTCTGTGA
- a CDS encoding sugar transferase, translating to MNLSGPEYYGSGGEAIAKEGHGKLLEQPYSKRVGGYADVMKPFIDFFVAALLLLLTSPIMLVIAVMIKLDSKGPVIFKQERYGKNGIKFNIYKFRTMRTDAPKYGLSPTTSHDPRITRLGRLLRKTSLDELPQLLNIIKGDMSFVGPRPEMKRIVEESYTDLERRRFLVKPGITGLWQVSKARKEPIHHNLQYDFHYISNVSLQLDIKIIFRTAMVMIKSNTF from the coding sequence GTGAATCTCTCGGGACCAGAGTATTATGGAAGCGGCGGAGAGGCCATTGCCAAGGAAGGTCATGGGAAACTGCTTGAACAGCCGTACTCTAAACGTGTTGGCGGGTACGCCGATGTTATGAAGCCATTCATCGATTTTTTTGTGGCTGCTCTGTTATTACTGCTAACATCTCCGATCATGCTTGTCATTGCGGTAATGATCAAACTCGATTCCAAAGGACCTGTGATCTTTAAACAGGAGCGTTACGGAAAAAATGGAATTAAGTTTAATATTTATAAATTTAGAACGATGCGTACGGACGCACCGAAATATGGGTTATCTCCAACGACAAGTCATGATCCCAGAATCACCCGTCTGGGTCGCTTGCTACGCAAGACGAGTCTGGATGAGCTGCCACAATTGCTTAACATTATCAAGGGTGATATGAGCTTTGTGGGTCCCAGACCTGAAATGAAGCGAATTGTAGAAGAAAGTTACACGGATCTGGAGCGCAGACGTTTTCTGGTAAAGCCAGGTATTACCGGATTATGGCAGGTGAGTAAAGCTCGCAAAGAGCCCATCCATCACAATCTGCAATATGATTTCCATTATATCTCCAACGTCTCGCTGCAGTTAGACATTAAAATTATCTTCAGAACGGCCATGGTAATGATTAAAAGCAATACATTTTGA
- a CDS encoding UDP-glucuronic acid decarboxylase family protein: MKHIVVTGAAGFLGSHLVKSLIHQGHRVTGIDNLSTGVSSNLEEVASSHLFHFQEADVTLAASLDFLIDQPVDEVYHLASPASPKFYQADSIGTIWVNTQGTYHMLELARTKGAKFLFSSTSEAYGDPEVHPQPESYRGNVNTWGPRACYDEAKRLGEVFCYEYYTKHRVPVKVARIFNTYSSGLRNDDGRVISNFVTQALTGQDITVYGDGSQTRSFCYVDDNIRGLQKMMETEEANGEIINIGNPTEYTVLEVAYLVKKLAQSDSKLVFQPLPQDDPKVRRPVIDKARAVLGWEPEISLETGLKLTIENVRATLQETP, from the coding sequence TTGAAACATATTGTAGTGACGGGGGCAGCCGGCTTCTTGGGCTCACACCTGGTCAAATCTTTAATTCATCAAGGACATCGGGTTACAGGAATTGATAATCTGTCGACAGGCGTGTCCAGTAATCTGGAAGAGGTGGCAAGCAGCCACCTTTTCCATTTTCAAGAAGCTGATGTCACGTTGGCGGCTTCACTCGATTTTCTGATTGATCAGCCTGTGGATGAGGTGTACCATCTTGCGTCGCCGGCTTCACCCAAATTCTATCAAGCTGATTCCATCGGTACGATATGGGTGAACACGCAGGGAACTTATCACATGCTTGAGCTGGCCCGAACCAAGGGAGCGAAGTTTCTATTTTCAAGTACAAGTGAAGCTTATGGGGATCCTGAGGTGCATCCACAGCCTGAGAGTTATCGAGGGAATGTAAACACATGGGGACCGAGAGCCTGTTACGATGAGGCCAAACGTTTGGGCGAAGTTTTTTGTTATGAATACTACACGAAACACAGAGTTCCCGTTAAAGTAGCGCGCATCTTTAATACGTATTCATCCGGTTTGCGGAATGATGATGGCCGTGTCATCTCTAATTTTGTGACCCAGGCACTGACCGGACAGGACATCACCGTTTATGGGGATGGCTCTCAAACCCGTTCGTTCTGCTATGTGGATGACAATATTCGTGGTCTGCAAAAAATGATGGAAACCGAAGAGGCGAATGGAGAAATTATTAATATCGGCAACCCGACGGAATACACTGTCCTTGAAGTGGCGTATTTGGTAAAAAAGTTGGCCCAATCCGATAGTAAGCTGGTGTTCCAGCCTTTGCCTCAGGATGATCCCAAAGTTCGTCGTCCTGTGATTGATAAGGCACGTGCCGTGCTCGGCTGGGAGCCTGAAATATCACTGGAAACAGGACTGAAGTTAACGATTGAGAATGTTCGTGCCACATTGCAGGAAACTCCATGA
- a CDS encoding glycosyltransferase family 4 protein — MHKILIAHSLYPPHVIGGAEISTQILAQTLSPSYHVEVMTVGSHKNGEVITDTINGIEILRLPFNNRYWIGDSTKQVSAPDKVLWRVQDIFNRKQYQHIKQYLLQTKPSVIHTQNIPGLSLAIWKAAYELNIPVVHTLRDFSLIEPIKIEAYSKIYRQISKRYSRMISAVIGISGHILRTHTGLGLFERSSKHVIHNIVENNEEVQNLYASKQVHHDQPLEIGYFGQLTEVKGVQYLIDAVKQLNDQIVGTLFIFGDGPMVGELKGRSESDPRIKFMGKLEKSQIPLKMRDMDLTIVPSTWNEPFGRVVIESYQVGTPIYASRVGGMPEILLDAEQFSFAPHSVEEITKSILHYYNLSESAKQRLKNQCFEHCQSFNEDYLLKEHSDIYEKLIRRGG; from the coding sequence GTGCATAAAATATTGATTGCCCACAGTTTGTATCCACCGCATGTCATTGGCGGGGCAGAGATATCAACACAGATCCTAGCACAGACGCTGAGCCCCAGTTATCACGTGGAAGTCATGACTGTTGGCAGCCATAAAAATGGCGAAGTGATTACAGATACGATTAATGGGATTGAGATATTACGATTACCGTTTAACAATCGGTATTGGATCGGTGATTCAACCAAACAAGTATCCGCTCCGGATAAAGTGCTATGGCGAGTACAGGATATATTTAATAGGAAGCAGTATCAGCATATAAAACAATATCTTTTACAGACTAAGCCCTCGGTAATTCATACTCAGAATATTCCGGGCCTCAGTCTGGCGATCTGGAAGGCAGCCTATGAACTTAATATTCCTGTGGTGCACACGTTGCGGGATTTCTCACTGATTGAACCCATTAAGATCGAGGCATACTCCAAAATATATAGACAAATCTCCAAAAGATATAGCCGGATGATCTCGGCAGTCATCGGCATATCAGGACATATCCTTAGAACTCATACAGGTCTGGGGTTATTCGAGCGTTCTTCCAAACATGTGATTCATAATATTGTCGAGAACAATGAAGAGGTACAGAATCTGTATGCCAGTAAACAGGTACATCATGACCAGCCGCTGGAAATTGGATATTTTGGGCAACTGACGGAAGTGAAGGGTGTTCAATATTTAATTGATGCGGTAAAACAACTGAATGATCAGATTGTAGGTACACTGTTTATTTTTGGAGATGGTCCAATGGTGGGGGAGTTAAAGGGAAGATCCGAGTCAGACCCAAGAATTAAATTTATGGGGAAGTTGGAAAAATCACAAATTCCCCTGAAGATGAGGGATATGGACCTGACTATTGTCCCTTCCACTTGGAATGAGCCATTTGGCAGAGTAGTCATTGAATCTTATCAAGTGGGCACGCCTATTTATGCTTCGAGGGTGGGAGGGATGCCAGAAATTCTACTGGATGCCGAACAATTCTCTTTTGCCCCCCACAGTGTAGAAGAAATTACGAAGTCCATTCTACATTATTACAATCTGTCTGAGTCAGCGAAACAACGGTTGAAGAATCAATGCTTCGAGCACTGCCAGTCCTTTAATGAAGATTACCTTCTTAAAGAACA